From a single Maniola hyperantus chromosome 3, iAphHyp1.2, whole genome shotgun sequence genomic region:
- the LOC117996248 gene encoding uncharacterized protein, translating to MKLSQFMESTLLTIPAILCTLLVWKLISSLRSSLPWRVNCWFCNSNIWVKYIDRNCWTCPKCDQYNGFTKDGDYNKALCTNIQQVSKSPKLFQRSPLKNGLCRMCNINQQLKVTQLANFVPMNEKKYDEEIDSYRTLLEKAYSLCSPCKKVLQKKLHKEKEMLLVSKLLEKRALNRSDQKIQKQNELIKNIINSTSRLLAIIVLVLVIVEFHRNALKHKNLSNTIYNVEEIIWSLVERVFSIVKMKTFLTFPSLEYQHIDMNYIDIEIFTCFIGLDHLMQKALGSVVCFIQIIGHIWNINKAQYCILIELFWSVFVLTAIAQDYVTADPLIMSLIKLFCTLAVLLVYRHLNNKTIVVRFTRKNITPKKLENFASGAPKKLNDEEDNISLDTDDDVSLSKFGLHNLTDSSNETASLVNHSLVNGRSFTPRNDLWSKPKLNSTFTVNSVTTGPKSESVFVKPSFNKYQKIDDSDSELDESISSLCISSPKKKSSKRNPVFALRKFTASPNFVVPTPLSRSRPVISPSKLGHSTSWVAGGYWGTEGERQTIFNVNGSRSSSQSSGFESQGSSNQRNIFSQPPSREESVCGEPDKHTVFDRFQNCNMNNYNQNPSLFAPVSSPVYPQMQYNSHVQIPQPRLAQHTFVSQNVFAHQQFAPHSMFKAPGGSRLIKLPQDHFVSR from the exons ATGAAACTTTCTCAATTTATGGAGTCAACACTGTTAACAATACCAGCAATCCTTTGCACATTGTTAGTTTGGAAACTCATTTCTAGTTTACG GTCGTCTCTACCTTGGAGAGTAAACTGTTGGTTTTGCAACAGTAATATTTGGGTGAAATACATTGATCGTAACTGTTGGACGTGCCCGAAATGCGACCAGTACAACGGGTTTACTAAg GATGGTGACTACAACAAAGCGCTATGTACAAACATTCAACAGGTTTCAAAGAGTCCCAAGTTATTCCAAAGAAGTCCACTCAAAAATGGTCTCTGCAGGATGTGCAATATTAACCAGCAGCTTAAGGTGACGCAACTAGCGAATTTTGTGCCCATGAATGAGAAAAAATATGATGAAGAAATTGACTCCTACAG AACACTGTTAGAAAAAGCATACAGTCTATGCAGTCCATGCAAAAAAGTCTTGCAAAAGAAACTTCATAAGGAAAAAGAGATGTTGTTAGTTtcaaaattattagaaaaaagGGCTTTGAACAGAAGTgatcaaaaaattcaaaaacaaaatgaactaataaagaatataataaatagTACATCTAGGCTATTAGCGATAATTGTACTTGTTTTGGTAATAGTTGAATTCCACAGAAATGCTTTGAAACACAAAAATTTATCAAACACAATATATAATGTTGAAGAAATTATTTGGAGCCTCGTAGAACGAGTTTTTTCTATTGTTAAAATGAAAACGTTTCTTACATTCCCTTCACTAGAATATCAACATATTGACATGAATTATATAGATATAGAGATATTTACATGCTTTATTGGACTTGACCATTTGATGCAGAAAGCATTAGGAAGTGTTGTATGTTTCATACAGATAATAGGACATATTTGGAATATAAACAAAGCACAATATTGTATACTGATTGAATTGTTCTGGTCTGTTTTTGTACTGACTGCAATAGCACAAGATTATGTGACTGCAGACCCAttaattatgagcttaataaaa tTATTTTGTACATTGGCGGTACTGCTTGTCTATAGACATTTAAATAACAAGACTATTGTTGTACGCTttacaagaaaaaatattacgCCAAAGAAATTGGAGAATTTTGCGAGTGGTGCACCAAAAAAACTTAATGACGAAGAAGATAATATATCTTTGGATACGGACGACGATGTGTCACTCAGCAAGTTCGGCTTGCACAACTTGACTGATTCATCCAACGAAACTGCCAGCTTGGTGAACCATAGTCTTGTGAACGGTCGATCATTTACCCCCCGCaatgatttatggagcaaaccGAAACTCAATTCAACATTTACTGTAAATTCTGTTACAACTGGCCCAAAATCTGAGTCTGTTTTCGTGAAACCATCTTTCAATAAATACCAGAAGATCGACGATTCGGACTCCGAGTTAGATGAGAGCATAAGTTCACTGTGTATAAGTAGTCCTAAAAAGAAGAGCTCGAAAAGAAATCCTGTTTTTGCGTTGCGTAAATTCACGGCGTCGCCAAATTTCGTCGTTCCGACTCCCTTAAGCCGATCGAGACCCGTCATATCGCCCAGCAAGCTCGGCCACAGCACTTCCTGGGTAGCGGGCGGCTACTGGGGCACTGAGGGGGAGCGCCAGACTATATTTAACGTAAACGGGAGTCGCTCGTCTAGTCAAAGTTCGGGGTTTGAGTCGCAAGGGTCCAGTAACCAACGTAATATTTTCTCTCAGCCTCCGTCTCGAGAAGAATCCGTTTGTGGAGAGCCCGATAAGCATACAGTATTCGACCGATTCCAAAACTGCAACatgaataattataatcaaaacCCGTCATTATTCGCGCCGGTTAGCTCGCCGGTGTATCCTCAAATGCAGTACAACAGCCATGTACAAATACCTCAGCCGAGATTAGCTCAGCATACTTTTGTATCTCAGAATGTGTTCGCACACCAGCAGTTCGCGCCGCACAGTATGTTCAAGGCCCCTGGAGGGTCCCGACTGATCAAGTTGCCTCAAGACCATTTCGTGTCTCGCTGA